The Sabethes cyaneus chromosome 1, idSabCyanKW18_F2, whole genome shotgun sequence DNA segment AAGaaaagtcgcgtcgcgtcgcaagTCTGAAAAACTCATTCTGCCTCACGAAaagatttcaaaatatttttatcgcGCATGAAGGACTGAGGAAGGAAAGCGCAAAGCCGACGTggaatcaattattttatactgcacgataCACGTCGCTTTTAGTCCGAAAGCGatcagtaaacaaatgaatcaaCAAACAATTAGTATCAAGCTTGAACAATAGACATAATTAACCAAACTTGTCCGCAGCTCTTTTTATTTTAGCTTTCAATTTCTATTACTGCTGTTTTAATGGCAGGTTTTTGCTCCAGCTATAATGATAGGTATATTTGAGAGTTACTGGTAAACGACTCGAAGCCAACTAGCAATCGCTACTGATTATGATAGATATTATATTCTTTACTTCCCCTGCCTCCAACGCATTCACAAAAAGGATTACGACAAAACTAATCGCTTGAAGTACGCACAGTATACGCACAATTTTGTGGTACGAAAAACAATCAAAAACAAGTCAGAGATGGAGGAAGTATTAACCACATAATTGCGGTTAAACTATAAGCTAACACTGGTTAATCTCTATAATGCGTCGACTGTAAACTAGAACATCTAAGTTACATAATGAGATGAAATATTAGTTTCTGCGATGTCGCCGACGAGCGTTGCTCTGCGCTTGCTGTTGCCCTTGCTGGTTTTGTCCTGCGTAAATATTGTTAAGGAAGTCATCCAAATTGGGTTCACTGCAAGGCATTAAATATAAAATTGCATGGCACCATTCAATCAAAAGAAAACCTACCTTGGTGAAGCATCCTTACGAGCACGACTGCTATCTTTTTCGTGTGACTGACCCTGACCACTTGAATGTTGTTGACTTTGCTGTTGgttctgttgctgttgttgctgctgctgctgtgatcCACCAAGAACGATCCGATATTGAACAATGTGCGAATTAGGTTGCAAATGAGACAGTGCCCCTTTTTGACAGTTGGCCCATTCAGTAATATCGTACACATTACCTTCCATCATAGCCAGGTACTTCCAACGTAGCCCGAAGAAACTAGTTTCAGCCCAGATATCACCCTGAAAGCAAGTTAAATTGCAAACTGACACAAAAGCGAACATCTAATTTACCTCTCTAGCGGAATGTCGAATCTTACACGAGTTACACTCTCTGGCAGCGTAATGGGGTCGCCCTGTTGACTTGCGAGGGTGTCTGAGACAACAACTACTACATCTGTCAATTACAAACGAAAGAACGTAATTTGGATTTGAGCATTGGAAAAAAAACGCACAAAGTTACATACCGAATAGTATTAGCGGCTTCCGAGATTTTCGTATGCAACTGTGTCAACAGGTCGTTAATTTCGGACCAGGCTTTCTCAGCATTCAAAGCTTCGGCCAAACTTTGATCGTATGCTTTACGGTTCTCTGGTTCGCCGATCAGTTCGAACGATCTCTGCAGCACTTTGAAAGCTTCCTCGGCTCCAGGTTGCTTGTTTTTGTCTGGGTGTACAAGTACGGCAATCTTCTTGTAATGCTTTCGGATCTGCTCTTGTGAACACTCGGGACTAACGCCGAGAATACTGTAAGCATCCTTGCCCTTGCAGTTCAACAGCGAAGACATTGCCTCATCTGCCGTCGATGGTAAACGACCATCTTTGTAGTAGTTTTTGGCGGAGGTGGCTTGCTCATCAGGTGGAGCCGACCGTTTATTTCCACGTCGCCAAAACGCCCATTTCGATTCCTTAGAAAACCTATTGTCGAACGATTTCCATATGCCTTTAAGCCATGTTCCGGGTCGATTCTGTTGCAGCTCCTTTTTGAGGCTTACAGCATGCTGCTGACAATACTGGTATGCAGCTACCAAATAATCCCAACAGAGTCGCAGACTTAAATAAACTACGTCAGTCACCAGAGACCACAACCATAGTAAAACAATAGCAGTGTATTCAATCCACGCATTGACAATTTTCTGAATGATCACGTACTTTTGATTCTTCCGTGGACGTTGTCCCCGCTTACTGCTTGTTTGTTGGTTGATTTTTTCCATCTTGGTACGACCCGCACCCGTGGCCCGACCGCCACGCTTGTATGAGCTACGCAAACTGGTACCGATCTTCTCAATATGAGTATCGTTAAGATTGTTGGTTTTCTTAACATTATACATAAAAGAATTTTGTGGCAACTGCGATTGTGAATCATCTTCGTATTCTACGGAATCTTCGTTCTCATCTTGAACTTCTTCATTAACACTTGATTCACCAACCTGCTCTACACTGGCCGTATCTTTGCCCGACACGTTCTGAACATCCTGAATTGTATATGAGTCATTAAAATTTCGCGCTCGATTCTTCTTGAAAGCCTGACCATTTCCGCCTTTTGATGATTTGGCTGCCCCAGGTTTGTCCGTCCTTTTAGTCGATTTTTCAGTTGCATTGGATAACTTGGAATTTCCGCCAATATTTTCAACGGACTGCTGGGTATTCGTACTTCCACCCGATTGTATTCCCGCTGTCGTTTTTTTGCTACTGATGCCGTTGTTTCGCTCTAACTTTCGAACAAACTTGTCTTCTTGACCATTTGTTGTTGACTGCGACTTCttgcatttattttgtttattagagGCAATAGAATTTGCCATCAGCTTTGTGGTTACTGTTGAAGCATTTCCAAAATTATTATTTGTACCAGTTGATGATGGCGTAGCAGTCAAAACAGCCGATTGCGCTACGTTTTTACTTAGCACATCCGAATAGGACATTCGCATCGGCTTAACCTCGGCCACGATCCGTTGCTTTTTGTTGACATTCTGGTTCAGCTTAGCACTGTTGTCATCGTTTAGTTGGTTGTAATTGTTGATATTAGTAGAAGTTGTAGTAGATGAAGCTACGGGTAAAGATGTTGGCTGCGGAAGATTAACAGTCGGAACGGAGGAAGGCATCATTTGGGAAGGTTGATGTACGGGAGAATTTTGCGCGGTCTGTGGTTCGGGTAAAGATTGTTGTTGATGCAATTGTTGAATCGACTGATTAGCTTGCAAAAATGTTTCCTGTGAAGATCGCGGCAAGCCTTCGGCGAGAAGGGATGCACCACCACTACCAAAGGGTGAATACGTTCCGGATATGGTTGGAGCCCAGTTTCCAACCAGTTGGTTGATAAGATTAGTATTGCTAGCCGCATTCTCCGATGGAACTGTTGTTGTGACTGGTGCTGTGGGTTGTTGATGCTGTTGGTGAAACATATACCCAAAAGGCGGCGGAGGTCGCACAAAATTGGTATTGTTTGAAAATAACTCATAGTCGTATTTTCCAGATGGATTGCTCAAGTTAACATCTTCATTGGTTTGATGGTAAACTTTAATGAAATTCCCGAATCCATCGGATAGCACAGTAAAATTGTCCGCATTCGACGGAGGACCGTAATTAAAACTAGAATCAGCGGTCGGCTGAAAATAATTGTTTGAAGTTCCACTAATCGATGATCCACCGGGTGTAACaaactgctgctgttgttgcggtGACATATGATTACGTTGATCCGGAGCCCAAAAGGCTTCATTCTGTTCATTACCGGCGTTTGCCATTGGAGTGTTCGTTGATTCCGTCGGAATAACAAAATAGGCAAAATAGCTACGCACGCACTTATTTCGAGCACACACCGACAGCCATGGCGACCAATACAATCAGCAGTGGTGGTAATTTGATGTGGAACTTTTTCATTCCAACCAGGATTTGCACTTTGTAATAACCTTTTCAGCTCACAACACTTTATCTCATAATGCTTTCAGAATTCGCTTGCTGTAactatataataatttttgttattCGGCAGAACGTTATTAAATTGAAGATAGTCAGGGATttgtgcaaaaaaataaaaattcaaagtGCACCACAGTTCCAATTTACTTGGAGAGTTTTCAAGCAGGCAGAAAGTGAACGTCGATGACACACACAAACCTGTCATCTGTCATGTGTTACACGCTCGTGAAATCTAACCCACTTACACAAAAAGTGCTCACTTTTAAAATGAGTTTACCTGCACACACTTAAAAATTATCGCTGGAATCCAGCCAAATTTTGCAGAAatctatcgaccttttcgcgtgcgtaatggcggctagtgggtacaactttcggagaacgttagcatgcctttggcaactttaatCACGTCGAGTTGATATTAACAGCtttaattgttgttgtagaactttcaagcatacgtgcgcggagttcccaaaagcaaataaacattgtcgaaaactgtacccactagccgccaatcaacaacaacaatcaaaaaacaactaattcaaggctggaaatatcaacttgacgtgaataaagttgccaaagccaTCCTAatgttttccgaaagttgtataCACTAGCCACCATTACGCatgcgaaaaggtggatataaatggatttctgtctgtcgggatgttccttatagaatcgaaaactactgaaccaatcggcgtgaaaatttgcatgtagaggtttttgggggccagggaaggttcttatgatagttagagacccctctcccccactaagaagggggctcccatacaaataaaacataaatttctgcataaagcggggtacgctgctgaaaagtaatgggtaaaaagataggacaagaaatgctcaagaaatcgatttcttttacAATTTCTTAAGCAGACGcacctcataagaaatattttttcacgtcCAGATGGCGCAGGTTTACACGCAAGCGAGTTATACCGTCACTTTTCcgaacggaataatatccggcacAATTATTATCACAAGAagaaatgacaggtggttgcttgcattggagttgtcaaaatttcttcggtaaataacgagattttttcttgagctgttttcttttcagcagcgtatcccgcttaactcgagaactaatcaagcaaatggaacaaaatttggcatgtgggtgtttttggatacaagattttttctatggtgaattgaaacccctcccctctgtagaaggggaattacaaggggtcggacactcagcacatagtgccccggcactgatGCAGCGAGATATcaaaacggcacacctctaaagccttataaaaataacatttatagggctttacacacctccggttcaattttacatatgaaatgggagcactgccagttgtcaaaatcatctcgcacggttgccagatctatcagattttaacgaatttaacaaatcttgcagttcggcactttcggtacagcatcggcacagatCGGtttgtttcaagtcgcctaacataaaaacggctgtgccgagtgaccgaccccttggggaattatgacttttcttccctttaagagggggggctcctatacaaatgaaatataaatttcctcataactcgagaactaatcaatcaaatggaaatggtgggtgtttttggaggcaagaatatttacaatgatgaattaggacccgttacctttttaggagcgggggggctctcatacaaatgaaatacaaattttctcataactccaaGACTAATTaggcaaatgtaaccaaatttagcTTGTGACTGTTTCTGTAGGCATTTTTTTTCAGGGAGGaaatgacccctccccccttcaatcgactttttcgcgtgcgtaatggcggctagtgggtgcAACTTTCGGAGAaggttagcatgcctttggcaacttcgACTTTTTtgacaactcgagaactaatcaactaaatcgaaccaaatttggcctgtggggggttttggaggtaggatTCTTTTTTTacggtggtttgagaccccgcACCACGGGGCGAATCACTTCCAATTTAATAAAtacattaaatatatttatgcatattaacatacttttacccgggtgctaaatatatttaccggTATTGATGAATATTTTACGAAAGTTTCCACCTTTTCAATACGATCTTGAGCTGTCAAGTCCCCATCATACACTCAACCAAAAGACCACATATATCTTATGTGTAAATGCacatacttttgaaaaattagcgTTCATATTTGTTTTATATCCATCATATAATATTTAGATGGAAAAATGTTAGGATTCAAATGGAGAACATATACATTTTACATACCTttccataattttcaaatgccaTTCAGATAACTGTCATGTGATTGTCAGGTGTGCAAGATAAACAGGTGATGCAACGTAATTTTCATATGCCGTTTACATAGCTTTCACATGACTGTCAGATATGTAAAATAAATAGGTGATGTAACGCAATTTTCATGTGCCAATCACATAGCTATTACTTGGAAGTCAGGTATGCAAAATATATGATGTAATGTAATTTTTATGTGCCATTCACATAGCTGTCACATGACTGTCAagtatgcaaaataaataaatgacgtAAACTAATTTTCATTTACCGATCATATAGCTGTCACGTGATAATCAGATATCCAAAATAAATAGGTGACGCTACGTAATTTTTATGTGCCAATCACATAGTTGTCACATGATAATCAGATATGCAAAAAGGTGATTCAACGTAATTTTTATGTGTCTTGAACATAGTTGTCACGTGACTGACTGATGTGCAAAACAAACAGCAGCATGGCGTCAAAGGAGAGTAAGGCAAACGAATTGCTTTTGAATTTAGGCTCAGGCAATTCCCCGCAAGTGTTTAGAGGTAAATATAAATTGTAATTCACATAAggattgaaataaataaatcaactcTGACAATTTCAGGACTTTGTTTGAATCAtcgcaaaatatttatttaggtGGGAAGTAATGCTGCAGACATCTGAGGGTCGGATAGCAATGAATGAATTGCAAACCTACGACGATTGCAGCCAACACAACGACTGTAAGCCAAACAATTCTGTATCTCAAacaattaaagcatattatgtTACATTATTTCAGGAATAGTGTTGCTTTTTCTAAGTACCGCGTAGCCACACCAACATTCACTTAAAACCACCATTGTCTTTGCTGAGTATCGGGTTTAAACTCAGGCAGACATTCAGGCCATCTACGAGGAAAATGCATCAGAACTAAATTTTCTATAGCAAATATATGAAGTAGGTATATTAAGCTTGTGTCTAGAATAgaagttttaaataaattttagaTCGTCGGAAATATCTGGTTATTTTTATATTGTCCGCCAAATAAACCTCGAAATAAACTATTAATATTAATTATGAAAGTGACCATTTCGCATGAGGCACATAAGATGTATGTGACTTTCAAGCAGAAGTTAAATCAAGTTCACATACAAGGTGCCTGAATTTCACGTAACTTATATGTGCACCCAACTATCATATCAATGTGAATATTTACGTGACGAACACATGATATTTAGGTGAAAAGTATTatggaaaatatttatatgGTTTTGCACTTGAAACGTAAGTGattatttttttgagtgtaacaGTATGTGGCAAGAGTTGTCATGATGAGGTGGTcacatttaaaatagtaaaaatatttatcaatatttatcacatattgaataaacaaaacaaaacaaaagggcgaatgtcgcaagcgtaaacaaaccgagtgagggttgattttcctatgctggtccagcaaaaaataactcttacccgttttgtttacatttgcgacattcgcccttttgttaattctatctagaatttggacacttgcatttgattttgctgtaagtgtccaaattatgtacagctgctgagggagtccaaaatacgttggttaccaccccatcgacatctctatatcgagctgcagtgaacgtcagcgacagcatgtccggggctcaaaatttgacagcgggcccaaatcagactgctggcagttgagtgaaacgcagtgctgatatgctatctcattttcgcacacacgagatgttggctgcgaaaacatggttgcatgCCGATGGGgtgttggttaccctatatataagtacaccgaaaaaactatacacgtcaaggggtcggtcactcggcacagccgtttttatgttag contains these protein-coding regions:
- the LOC128734515 gene encoding uncharacterized protein LOC128734515, translating into MANAGNEQNEAFWAPDQRNHMSPQQQQQFVTPGGSSISGTSNNYFQPTADSSFNYGPPSNADNFTVLSDGFGNFIKVYHQTNEDVNLSNPSGKYDYELFSNNTNFVRPPPPFGYMFHQQHQQPTAPVTTTVPSENAASNTNLINQLVGNWAPTISGTYSPFGSGGASLLAEGLPRSSQETFLQANQSIQQLHQQQSLPEPQTAQNSPVHQPSQMMPSSVPTVNLPQPTSLPVASSTTTSTNINNYNQLNDDNSAKLNQNVNKKQRIVAEVKPMRMSYSDVLSKNVAQSAVLTATPSSTGTNNNFGNASTVTTKLMANSIASNKQNKCKKSQSTTNGQEDKFVRKLERNNGISSKKTTAGIQSGGSTNTQQSVENIGGNSKLSNATEKSTKRTDKPGAAKSSKGGNGQAFKKNRARNFNDSYTIQDVQNVSGKDTASVEQVGESSVNEEVQDENEDSVEYEDDSQSQLPQNSFMYNVKKTNNLNDTHIEKIGTSLRSSYKRGGRATGAGRTKMEKINQQTSSKRGQRPRKNQKYVIIQKIVNAWIEYTAIVLLWLWSLVTDVVYLSLRLCWDYLVAAYQYCQQHAVSLKKELQQNRPGTWLKGIWKSFDNRFSKESKWAFWRRGNKRSAPPDEQATSAKNYYKDGRLPSTADEAMSSLLNCKGKDAYSILGVSPECSQEQIRKHYKKIAVLVHPDKNKQPGAEEAFKVLQRSFELIGEPENRKAYDQSLAEALNAEKAWSEINDLLTQLHTKISEAANTIRCSSCCLRHPRKSTGRPHYAARECNSCKIRHSAREGDIWAETSFFGLRWKYLAMMEGNVYDITEWANCQKGALSHLQPNSHIVQYRIVLGGSQQQQQQQQQNQQQSQQHSSGQGQSHEKDSSRARKDASPSEPNLDDFLNNIYAGQNQQGQQQAQSNARRRHRRN